From Chroogloeocystis siderophila 5.2 s.c.1, one genomic window encodes:
- the hepA gene encoding heterocyst formation ABC transporter subunit HepA: MNSRISQPFRNLLSATKFWQENYFLIREFRNFRSIAVLAIVFTIVAALFEGIGVGFILSFLQNLTNPNAQPIRTGIEWFDIWFLGVNMPASERVYRVCGLILLTTLLRSLFTYLGRLYTQIAQFKLVYFLRKRVFELFQSLSLRYFAKTRSGGLVHSITTEIMQLMQAFNFVSVILTKFTILFVYIISMLLLSWQLTIVTVLLFSLVSVGMTALLGRVREASFERTRAAKWYTSISLEYIHGIRTVQAFAAYNFERKRFDEANSNFLKATTKAVSVSSVIEPLSEGVATAILVGMLLLAFSVLIPSGQLQVSSLLTFLFVLLRIMPVRRQIDGARVQLSNCQGSFNNIRELLQTEDKPFFHNGNKKFVGLKRAIEFVKVDFGYDADEIVLHNINLTIEKGKMTALVGASGAGKSTLADLIPRFYDPTHGQVLIDGVDLREFNVYTIRNKLAVVSQDTYIFNTSVRENIAYALENVDDAAVVEAAKLANALEFIQELPQGFETQLGDRGVRLSGGQRQRIAIARALLRNPEILILDEATSALDSVSERLIQQSLEKLAVGRTVIAIAHRLSTIVRADKVVVLEQGRIVEQGGYQELLDQRGELWKYHQMQHEYSQAG; encoded by the coding sequence ATGAACTCCAGAATTTCGCAACCATTCCGCAATTTGTTAAGTGCTACAAAATTTTGGCAAGAGAACTACTTTTTAATTAGAGAATTCCGCAATTTTCGGAGTATTGCAGTCTTAGCAATCGTCTTTACTATAGTTGCTGCACTATTTGAAGGCATTGGAGTAGGATTTATTCTGTCGTTTTTGCAAAATCTAACGAATCCAAACGCTCAACCAATTCGCACCGGAATCGAGTGGTTTGATATATGGTTTTTGGGTGTTAATATGCCTGCTTCTGAGCGTGTCTATCGAGTATGTGGCTTAATTTTATTGACAACTCTTTTGCGATCGCTTTTTACTTATTTGGGTCGCCTCTACACGCAAATTGCCCAATTTAAGTTAGTTTATTTCCTGCGCAAGCGAGTATTTGAATTATTTCAATCATTAAGCTTACGGTACTTTGCCAAAACAAGGTCTGGTGGTTTGGTACACAGCATTACGACTGAAATCATGCAGCTAATGCAGGCATTTAATTTCGTATCGGTAATCCTGACAAAATTTACGATATTATTCGTCTACATTATTTCGATGCTCTTGCTGTCTTGGCAACTGACAATTGTTACTGTCCTACTCTTTAGTTTAGTATCCGTAGGCATGACAGCACTTTTGGGGCGCGTACGCGAGGCAAGTTTTGAAAGAACAAGAGCCGCAAAGTGGTATACTTCGATTTCACTCGAATACATTCATGGCATTCGTACAGTGCAAGCTTTTGCAGCGTACAACTTTGAAAGAAAAAGATTTGATGAAGCGAATTCTAACTTTCTCAAAGCTACGACTAAAGCTGTATCAGTTTCATCAGTCATTGAGCCGCTTTCTGAAGGTGTTGCAACAGCAATTTTGGTTGGGATGCTGCTATTAGCATTTTCAGTTTTAATTCCTAGTGGTCAACTGCAAGTATCCTCGCTATTAACTTTTCTGTTTGTACTATTGCGAATTATGCCAGTGCGCCGCCAAATTGATGGTGCCAGAGTACAGCTTAGCAATTGTCAAGGATCGTTCAATAATATTAGAGAATTACTGCAAACGGAAGATAAGCCATTCTTTCATAATGGCAACAAAAAATTTGTGGGGTTGAAGCGCGCAATCGAGTTTGTCAAAGTAGATTTTGGTTACGACGCCGATGAAATTGTCTTACACAACATTAATTTGACAATTGAAAAAGGCAAGATGACAGCGCTTGTTGGAGCATCCGGCGCGGGTAAAAGTACTTTAGCCGATTTGATTCCTCGATTTTACGATCCTACGCATGGTCAAGTGTTAATCGATGGCGTTGATTTGCGAGAATTCAATGTTTACACTATCCGCAACAAATTAGCTGTTGTCAGTCAAGACACTTATATCTTCAACACATCAGTACGTGAGAATATTGCGTATGCCTTAGAAAATGTAGACGACGCAGCCGTTGTTGAAGCAGCAAAGCTAGCTAATGCGCTGGAGTTTATTCAGGAGTTGCCGCAAGGATTTGAAACACAGTTAGGCGATCGCGGCGTTCGTTTATCAGGAGGTCAACGCCAGCGAATTGCGATCGCGCGGGCCCTGCTGCGCAACCCAGAAATTTTAATTCTGGATGAAGCAACAAGTGCCTTAGACTCGGTATCGGAAAGATTGATTCAACAATCACTAGAAAAACTCGCAGTCGGGAGAACCGTGATTGCGATCGCGCACCGTCTATCGACAATTGTTCGTGCAGACAAAGTTGTTGTTTTAGAACAAGGTCGGATCGTTGAACAAGGAGGATATCAGGAGTTACTCGACCAACGTGGTGAACTTTGGAAGTACCATCAAATGCAGCATGAATATAGCCAAGCAGGATGA